The Amblyomma americanum isolate KBUSLIRL-KWMA chromosome 6, ASM5285725v1, whole genome shotgun sequence genome has a window encoding:
- the LOC144136631 gene encoding uncharacterized protein LOC144136631: protein MMKQFPWTAASTKTLIVFFREHENLYNPRHKLYKNRMLRDKHLATLSAIIGCTPEEAKARFRNLRTYFFRENQKVAASKKSVGPGGVPYCSMWEFFDDMTFLRHCHHPRSPATALTGDLQGNDETDAITVTDEASNDADDAPEADGCNREAAPESPAEDTFDSMSNNAAEALAVLSQEPPQKKWRRQFERVELRREEMEHSHPVASWTDSAEDPKDENFYFAMMLAQELRQLEPVKRDMLKVRLLEEVFQAKHNVVFGGPSSSSSHHFHE from the exons ATGATG AAACAGTTTCCCTGGACAGCAGCTTCTACGAAAACACTGATCGTGTTCTTTCGTGAACATGAGAACTTGTACAATCCTAGGCACAAGCTTTACAAAAACCGAATGCTTCGCGACAAGCACTTGGCCACACTCTCTGCAATCATTGGTTGCACGC CCGAGGAAGCCAAAGCACGCTTTCGAAACCTGCGAACCTACTTCTTTCGAGAAAACCAGAAGGTTGCCGCCTCAAAGAAGTCTGTCGGCCCTGGCGGCGTGCCGTACTGCTCAATGTGGGAGTTCTTCGATGACATGACTTTCCTCAGACACTGCCATCATCCTCGTTCTCCGGCAACCGCGCTGACTGGCGATCTTCAAGGTAACGACGAAACGGATGCCATCACGGTTACCGACGAGGCCAGTAATGACGCTGACGACGCTCCGGAAGCTGACGGCTGCAACCGGGAGGCGGCGCCAGAATCGCCTGCCGAAGATACGTTCGACAGCATGAGCAACAACGCTGCCGAGGCATTGGCTGTTTTGTCGCAGGAACCTCCGCAAAAGAAATGGAGGAGGCAGTTTGAGAGAGTCGAGCTGAGGCGAGAGGAAATGGAACACTCTCATCCAGTGGCATCCTGGACGGATTCGGCAGAAGACCCCAAAGACGAAAACTTTTACTTCGCCATGATGCTTGCCCAGGAGCTTCGACAGCTTGAACCAGTGAAGAGGGACATGTTGAAGGTCAGGTTGCTGGAGGAAGTGTTCCAAGCAAAGCACAACGTTGTGTTTGGCGGGCCGTCGTCTTCCTCCAGCCATCACTTCCATGAATGA